The DNA window TTCGGCGCGTTCGATGGATAGATCACTTTCGCGCAGAAACTTCGCTATATCTGTCGCGGTTTTGAGACTGGTCAGAACGGTGGCGATTGTTGTAATGTCCGGCATCGTATCTCCCCTAGCTGATGGAATTGGAGACTTAACTTTTAACTTTCGATATCGCTTCCTTGATGAGGTCAACAAACTTATCCGGACTGATTTTCTCAAGAGCTTTATCGAAAACATCGTTCAGCGGAGAAACTGGCTCGCTGCGAGCTAACACGCGAATCGGGTTGGCGCCAAAATTGTTTATAGCGTATTCACGTAATAATTTGAGCATCTCGGCATCGTCACCCATTTCGTCACGGTATCCGACAAAGGCATGTGCGGCTGATGACTTGAATGCATAGTCCTCACCCAGCCGCTGGCAGTGACCGTACTGACGCGCAGCGAACCATGTGAACCACACTACGGGCGCTAAGACAAGAAATCGCAATAACGCGAACACTAGATTTGATTGGCTCATCTTCACTTCGGCAACCGCGGATGCGCCTGAAGCGGCCGCGGCAGCAAGCGGAATCGCGGCGGCCTTACCTTCGGCTAGGACTGCAGCGCCAAGATAGATACCGGCCCCCGTCAGGCCCAATATTCCGACAACGAATAAACCGGCCCACACATATTGCAAGGTGGTCAGCGATGCGCGCCGATCTTCGAACGACTTAGCAAGGGCTACGCGGCTAGCACCTTGGAGGGTGGCCTCGACCACGGAGCGCTGATCCTCAAAGTGTTTGAATAAATCTTGCTGTTTAGCAACTGCAGCGCTCAACTCTGCAACATGGGCGTCAACTTTTTGTCTCTCTAGTTCTGCCGCTGCGGCGCTGGTCGTCGCGTTCGTATTTGCTGTGGCTGCTGCACGCTCGTAACCAATCGTCTTTTCAGAATAGACGGACATCTCTGCTTGTATAGATTCCGCCTCGGCTAGCCTCGCGTTTAGTTGACGCTCAGAATCGCTAACTCTGCTGGCGATAGCGATAATTTCGTCAGCCTGTGCGGCTAGTTCCGCAACGCGGGGCGCGCGATCACCCACCATGAAGTCGTCAGGAACCGCGATCAACCACGTAAGAGATGATCGAATCGCCCAGAGGAAACCCTGCAATTGGGGTGAAGTCTGCTGAAGCCAGTTCGCACCGTTCGCCGCCGCGGAGTTCATGTGACTGACCACTTGGGGAACGGCGTTGACGACGCCTTGCCAATAGATTGCTTTTAGTATTGGATCGGGCGTCCCTCGTTCTACCCGCTCAACGCCCGCGATGGCTAACCCGAACCAGTCAGACAGAACGGATTTGGGTACCTGTACATTGCCTTGGACTGGAACAGTCTCAGGAAGGCTCGGAAAAAGATCGTCCCACTTTGCTTTTGCATCACGGAGGCTGTCCGCCTGCGGTGTATTTGTTGCCACAATTTCCCCGGAATTCTCGATATTAGTCTTTATGCAAAACGGCTAATTCATGCGCCGCATTATTTTCTGAATTTGACAAGTCTACGCTAACTTTCAATGCTGGTGCGACGGTCTCGCGCGATCAGACAGCCACCAATCCAATGGCGGCAGCCCACCACATAGCAGACGTAGAATCGTGTCGTCTTCAATGACCGCAATGGCCGAATTTGTGCCCGTCTCATGAACGAATTCCCGAAACGGCCAAGTGGTCGGGGGATTGGGACTCACTGCGGTAATTCGACATGGCTACTCACCCGGGATAATGATGTACTACGTCGGAAGCGCAAACCACTTCTTTCTACACAACCGATTCTGGACATGCATTCGATGTTCGCTGGGATCGCGTGTCGACTTACATCGATGACGCGTCATATTGCATAACCGACACTGGGTTCTCTCGTCAGTTCAGCGAGCGCGAAAGTTCAAATTCGGAATCAAGTTTTTCTCGGAGGTTGCCGTTAAGGTGTCGTGATGCCGTAGCTGTCCAGGGTACCTGATGTCTGCGCCCTCCAGCTTTCATCGTCGAAGTGACCATTACGAGGCAAGCGAACCAATGCCCCTTCTAGCTCGTTAACTGAGATTTTTAGCAGCGAGAACCGTCGCGCAGTGTAGTCGTAGTCAAACCTATATCACCCACAAGATGCGTAACAATAGTCAAAAAGTACCGCCTCCCGGATACACAACCAGCAAAATACTTTTTCCTGCCCTTAACATCCTGAACGAGGAACTTGGATTTCAGGACTCCGCTATACAGCTTGCAGAGCTAGCAGCGCGAATTCTGGGTGAGCAGGCGGTCGCGTCTGATTTCGGAATCGGCGATTTCCTTGCTCGGGAGTTTAATGCCCGGAGCATACCGCACGGCACACATGACCTTGTGCATCTGGCCCGGTTCTCGCATCAGTCGTATATCGTTCAAACCTATGGCACCATCGAGAAAGTTCTTAAGCAACTTTCTCAAGAATTGAGGGCGCATAAATGGATCGACGAGCGGTGGAAATCAGTAGACAACAATGGTGAAACATATTCCCCCGCCGAAGCCCTCGCCGAGAACCTGCCAGCGGCCGCTGGTAAATTGTTGCGCACGACACCTGAGTTTGAACTTCTGGAATACTACCGGCTACTCCGAGTAAGCATCGTCCACCAAAACGAAGAGACGATAAGGAGATCCGCCTCAGCATATAAAAAGCTTGAAGAGAAGCACGGGAAGTACTTCCGCAGTACTTATGGATTGGATGCTCCGAACGACAAGGACGATCTTTCGTTCGCCGATTTCTGTATTTTTACGAGATCGATCAAATATTTTGCGAATGTTATTAACGAAGCGTGTGATCTGCAGATCGGCGACGTAGTATCGTACATCAAACTGAGAGACAGAAGCGCTCTGGAAATCCTTCAGTTGCCGAAGACCAAGCAATTAGGTGCATTGAGGATGTATGTACGGAATAGCTACAAGATTTCGGCAGAACAGCTCTCTACCCTCGACCATTCAATGGTGCGCTACCTGAGAGAGCGCAGGGCGCTAACGGATCTCGTCAAGGAGCTAAACCAGAAAGACCGGAAGCGCGAAACGTCTGTGAGAGTTGCGAGAAGTGAATCTTATACAATCGAACGGGTTGAAAAATGCTCCAAATCCGAACGGAAAAATGTGGAGATTATCGACGATCTGTCGGTAAGCGAAACGATAGTATTTGTGAGTGAACTGATAGAGAAGTGTTAGATGTCACCGGGTGTCGGCTTTGGGGGCGCCGATTCACACACTAGATGGCCCCGCCCAGTTGTTCAATTTCTGAAGCGTGTCTTCTCGATATTTGCACTGGTTTTGCAAGGCTCCGCGAATCGTTTCCCGGCTAATAACGAATCCGTATTCCTCAAATTCGCCAAGGATATTGACGTAGAGCGTTGTTGGGGGCTTTCGCTGTTCGGATGGGTTGTTGGGTTCGAAGGCCCTCAGAGCAGCAAGGTGAGTAGGAATGCTACGCAAAGTTTCAAGAATAACACGCTGGACCTTCGGATCGGGAATCACGTTTTTCGCGCGTGCGTGCGTGCGTCGCTGATTCGCGTCAGCCATCGTCTTGCAGTTCGAAGCGATACTCGGCAGCCCGTCGCTCGAGGTACTTTTCAAATCGGGACAGTGCTTGGTCCAATTCCGGGAACGGCCGATCATACGGAAGCACCATGGCAAGCTGTTTCTGGAGCGGCATGCCATTGATTGCAATATCGGAGCGTTCGCTGGAAAAGTACATGGGGCCGCTCGCGGATCGCGGCGTAACCCGCCGATTGATCCAAAGGCTGCGGGCTATGAATTGGTCCGCAGAAGTATCCGGAAGTGCGATCTTCAAGTTTTCAGGTCTCCATTTTTTATACCACTCTCGGTCCATTGAGATCAGCACCGCTAAATCCGCGAGCATATCTTTTGCGCGACGAGGAGGCTCAGTCAACGCTCCCCACGGATAGTGACGATCGATGTCAATGTTGAGTAGCTTGGCCCGATTGAACTTCTGTGCTGCCATCCTGCTTTGGAAGGCGCTTGTAATCGAAGCAACGCCCGCCTGATATGCGCCTCGCCTGTATTCCTCAATGGCATTGCGTCGCGCGAGTTCTACGTTCGCGATTGAACACTGATTCGTGTGACAGTGGATGAATGCAGTATGAATCGCATTCGCGAGGGAGGAGAGATGTCGCGGTGATCGAAATGCTCCCACCTGCTCGTTTGCAAAGCGCATGACAAACGCCAAAACTTGCCGATTCGTGGTGAAAGGCTTCATTTCTTCCGGAATGACCCGTTCGAGCTTCACGTTGACGGCTTCAATGAGCATCCAGGCTACGTGCAGATTGGCATTCGGGTCGGAGAGGAAGGGGGGGGAATCCTTCGGAAATCGGAGAATTAAGCCAATCTGACTGAGTATCTCTCGGCATCTGACCGCGCTTAACCGCGTGGCTCAGGATGTTCATAGTCGAACTGCGTATGCTCCTGTACGCCGTAGGTGGCAACGACGTGAGGCTTCGGCCAACCAATCGAAGGCCGCGAGGAGCGCTCCAGCAACGGGTAGCTGTTTCCCAACCAGCTTTTCCAACAGTACGCCCACCATCTGACCGATGTTGGGTATGGCATTACCTTTGTTTCGCTCCCACAGACTTATCGCCTGGTTTCGCATGGAGGCTTCCTCAAGCCAACGAGCATACAAATCCGATACTGCGTACAGCAAATGGCCGCTCTGCCCCTTCGATTCGTGATAGCCGACCAAGAATCGATTCTCCTCAAGCAGCAGGCGCTCCACCGCCGTCAGTGTACAGGTCTTGCCCATCAATGGCCGTGCTGAGATTGCAGTGAGGCCGTGTTGCCTAACGCGGTCGGTCAAATGATGAATATCCGCCATGCGGCCATCAAGTGGTAGTTCGAGCGTGATGACTCATGTTAGGGAGATGGCGTTTGATGGTATCAGTATCGCATGTCGCGCAAGCTGCAGCGCTGGTCAACCGAGTGAAGCGACGCCGACTGACCGCTTTATTATTTGAGCGCGGCATTTACAACTCCAATGACCTGACCGGTCGGGAAGGGGTCGTCAAGACTCATTCGCCCTTTTTGGAACCCGACGTTTGCCTGCGCCGCATCAGAATGACAGCAAAGCGGCGCGTTGCAGCCGCTCGGCGGCTGAACGGTGATCGTCCGCTAAGGCCGATGCACTGCCAAATCGGCAGCTATTTCGGTTGTGGAAAACTTCCCTCCACAAACGCACGCGTCTGCGCCAGATCGGTCTTCGCGTACGCGGCGGTCGTCTGCACCGATGCGTGACCCAGCAGCGTCTGCGCGACCGGCAGCGGGACCGCGTGATCGACCACCAGAGTGCGCGCATAGCCGTGCCGGAGCCAGTGCGTGGAAGCGGCCCGCAGCAGCGTCAGGGCCGCTGCGTCTCCGGGCGTGACCCGGGCTTCGGCTGCGAGCAGCACGGCCTTGACCTCATCATAGAGGCCGCTGTGACCCAGCGCGTCGCGCTTGCCGCTGTGGATCAGCGCGATCCGCTCAAACGGTGACGGACGTTCCGGCAGGCCCCGCGCGAGACGGTAGGCGGGCAGCACCGGGATGCAGACCGACGGTAGCGGAATGGCGCGGCGTTTGTTGCCTTTACCCAGCACGTGAAGTGTCCACTGGTCCTGCGCGTCGACGTCCAGACGCGGCAATCCCTCCGCGTCAGACCACTCCAGTTCTGCGAGTCGTACCCCAGCGTAGCGGTACAGCGACCAGATTGCGCGGCGTCGCGCCCAGACCAGTTTCGACACGGTGCCGGGCGCCGCGTCGCAGATCACCGCATCGCACAGCGCCAGCACGGCGGCCGGCATGATCCGCGACGGCGTCCAGCTGTCACGGGTGGGGGCACCCCCGGACAGTTCGGCGGCGGGATTGGCGATCACGTAGCCGGTTCGCAGCCAGTACCGGAACAGGCTCGACACCACGGCCAGCGCGCGTGCGCGGGTGGTCGCCTGCAGACCGGCTGGCGGGTTCCGTGGCGCGTCCTGTGACGTGTCTCTGGCCGGTGTGGTGCGGGGGAGGCGTTCGAGCGCCGTCCGGTAGGTGAGCAGATTCTCGCGGGTCAGGTCCGACAGTGGTCCGAGCTGGTAACAATCACACCACTGGATCAGGCGCCGGAGTTCCGCGAGGTACGCACGCAGGGTGTGGGGCGAGCGGCTCGCGCGCTCGCGCAGAAAGAGGGTGACGGCCTGGGCGTCGTCCGCCACGCCCAGGGTATTGGTCACCGACGATAGATTGGCAAAGCGGCCGGCTCGCGCGAGCCATGCGCGACCCGCCGGGTCCGGTGCAGGCGCCAGCGTCGCCAGCCAGACGGCGGCGCCGGACGGCGGGTCGACAGGGTGGCCAACAGGGGGAGTGAGGTCCGGGACTGCAACCGCGGTCGTGGCCGGGCTGGCGCCCGATGCCGGCTCCGCCGCAATTCTCGATGACGTTGATGACGTCGCTGGCCCGTCAGGCGCAAACCGGAATCGCCGGTGCTGTCTGAGCAGCCGGAGCAGCACCGTGACAGGTGTCGGCGCCTGATCCGGGGCCGCCACCCTGAGCCGTCCCCGCTCCCAGTACTCGACGGCCGCATCCTGATCGAGCAGCAGCGCGAACACCACCGGATGGTCGCGTTTCGCGTCGGCCAGCGAAGGGCAGCCGCGCTTCAGTAACGTCAGCGTCCAGCGCGTATAGACCGGATGGCCGATCGCATCGGTCACATACGCGAGGGCTGCATCGAGATCGTCGGGCAGGCGCCGGGGCGGCGCTGTCGCCGTATCGACCCACCCGGTCAGGTTCGTGTCCCCGGTCATTCCGGACGACGCCGGGTGCTGGCGGCCGGCGTCGGCGATGCTGTCGGCGTCTTCCTGTGGCGAGGGACGCGGCCGGTGCCTGTCCGGGCATTGACGCGCTGCAGGAGCGCCCGCTGTTCGGCGACGAGCGTGGTGAGCGCGGCCGCTTCGGCGACGGCCCGCTGGCGGGCGTCGCGCTCAGCGGCGAGGTCCGAGAGCAGGCGCTCGCGCAGTCCCTCGAGTGCGGCTACGCGCTCCTGTGCGTGATTCACGTCACCGGTCAGTCGCTCCCGTTCAGCGGCGAGCGCATGCCGCTGGTGTTCCGTCTCCAGCAGCAGTTGTCGCGACAGGCCTTCGTAACGGGCGTGAATGGCGGCAACCTCGGCCGCGTGGCCGGTCCGTGCGGTGTCGATTGTCGCGCTGGCGGACACCAGTGCCGTTCGCAGTTCCGCGGAGGCCGCCTGTGCGGCTTTCGTCTGTTCGGCCGCGGCGCGGTAGTCCGCCTGGACGGTGGCCAGCTCCGAGTCGCGTTGTGAGATCTGCTCCCGCAGGGCCACGAGTTCGACACGGAGCAGTTCGACCCGCAGGTCAGCATCACGGCGCGCCGTGTCCGCGGCGTCCTTCGCCTGTGCCGCCTCACTCCGGAGTGCTACCACCTCGTCAAGCTGGACGGTGACGGCAGCCTGCCACAGTACGCGCATGTGGTCCGCGATGTCATCAGGCAGTCCGGGGATGGCCACGCGGGCGAGCCCCGTACGCACGAGTTCCGTCTCGACGTCGTTGAGCATCCGGGACAGCGTGGCCGGATCGCCCGCGCCCAGACGTGCGCGCAGCTTGCGCACCGACACAACCTGGCGGAAGCGCGCCCCGGACGGCGGATCGGGATCGCCGGCCTCGGCGAGCATCGCGAGCACGGCAGAACGGAGGGTATCGCGGGTGACGGCGGCGGGACGCGGCATGGCGCTTCTCCTGCGCGTCGGGCAGAGGTGCCGGGTGGGGCGCGGTCCCCGGGATCGTTCGGGGGCAGGGCACGTGCGGGCGACGCGGATGCGAAATTCCAGTCTGGATCGCGCACGGGTCTAACGCAAGGAAACCGGATTGGGCACGATTAAAAAGGACAAAGCCGCGATAACTGCCCTTATCGCGGCAAAACGGGAGTTGCGTTCTTCCCAAGTTAATACTCGAGCGCATCCAGGATAGCTGACGGCCCGACCGGCTCAGGCAGACACGCTTTTGTTTGGCCTGCCGCTCGGGCATGTCGTTGTGGCTTGGACGCCGCAGCATTAGCTGACGACTTTTTCCCGCCGCGCGTGGCTGCAGCGCTGTGTCGAAGTCGCTTGCACAGTTCGTTTAGCCACTGACGAATACCATGCTCGGTCAACGTCCGTTAGCTGTCTCAGCTTGTGTGCAGGTTCTTCTGCAGCATCGCTTGAGCGGGACGAGCCTCGGCGCAGTAGACGGCTGACAGACACCTCATAGATATCGGCTAGTTCGAGCAGTCTCTTCAGGCGCGGCGACGACTCAGTTATGCGATCGTTTGAGATTCGAGCCTGAAGAGGTCGCTTTCGCTGGTCAAGGGATGTCAGCGTGCTTCGCCGAGCCTTTACCCCGGTAGGTTGATGCCCATCAGCCATGACGTAAATGCATGGGACGGCGTGCTCGCGATAGCTGTCATGACGGTTGCAATCGAAGATTATCGTAAGAACCGATGCGTCGCGTCTCATCTCATCGGAAATGAATTGACGTCGCCGTTCTCGGGAGATGGCGCGACAAGAGCGTTCTTAACTGCTGGGGGGCGTGGGTGTGTGGTCAACCAAACTGACTAGCGTTTGCGCTGGGTGCGAGCCTTCACTAGTCGGGCGCAGACATCAGACATCAAGTGCAGCGCCAATGTTCGATCTTCTTTATCGAGGTTGTTCAACTGCTCATTTAGCTTGCCAATCAAGCCTGTCTCCGGCGACGGTGGCGTCAGCAATGTCACAACGGGTATCTCATAGAGGTCTGAGAATTCAATAAGTCGCGAGAGAGTTGGCCAGTTGGTGCCGCGCTCCTGCCGGCTGATGGTCTGTGTATCGACGCCCAAGTGGTTCGCAACCTGTTCTTGCGTTCGACCTGATTCAATTCGCGCCTTTGCTAAAGCTCGCCCGAGCATCCTTGCAAATTTCGCTTGGTCAGTAGCTGCCACCCTTTAGTCACCTCATGTTGCATACCAAGACGAATCGTGTCTGTAACGGATGCTTCTGGTAACATCATGGGATGCCTAGTGGGTAGGCATTAAATGACTAGTTGCCGGTCCGAATGAGGTGGTTACTGCACGATCTGCAACGGACCGTTGAAGATTTTCGACAATTTGCTCGCGACAGTGAGCTAGTGATATTGGTTGGTGTTTTATGTTTTTGACTTGTGATCAGCACCGCTTGCCGTTTCAGTCAGGGCTTGCCGGGAAGAATGGAACGGTTTGGGCCGTCACGGAAATGTGGACAGGCGGCGATGCTTTGGTTGTGCAGTTTTCAAAGTCCGGCGATCGTGGACTGCCGCGAACGGTGATGATGGACCTGGTATCGAGCGCAAATTCGCTTGAGCAGTTCGTATCGGACGGGGTGGTGCTTCGGGATGCTGCCGTGCTGCGCGTGACGCCCCGAGGGAAGTCTGAGCGGTTTTCATTTGAAACGGTTCGCGAGATCCGGATCGGGGCGACAGAAACTGACGGACCGGATGGTCGTCTGTTGCAGGTGACCCAGTTCACCACCTCGGCCGGTCGTCAGTTTTCAGTGCCGTTTGCCTTGGCCGAGAAGGCCTCGCGTGGCAGACGGATCTACCGTGAGCGGTCTGTGCGGCGAGGGAAGCAGGATTTTGCGGACGCTGGAACTACAGCCTGAACGAAGGGGCAATTGTCAGTACCGGAGTTTCAAGCTGAACAGCGGCAGCAAGCCTAGTCAAAGATCCACGTATCGTTTGCCGGCAGCGCGTTCGCGACTGAAACCGGACCAGAAGTTTTCTCCCGACCATGCGTATTCAGATCGCTTCTGACCTGCATCTCGAAATGCTCCAACGGAGTTTTCCTGACTACAACCCGGTCGGGCCGTCCGATGCGGATGTATTGGTGCTGGCTGGCGATATCGCAAACGGCGGGGACGCTGTCGACCTGTTCGCGCACTGGCCGGTCCCTGTCATCTATGTGCACGGCAATCACGAAGCGTACGGCATGGAGTATGGAACGCTTGCCCGGATGCTTGGGGCGCGCGCTGCCGGCACCGCAGTGCGCTACCTTGAGAGGGACACACTGGTTATCGATGACGTCCGATTCCTGGGTTGCTGTTTGTGGACGGACTATGCGCTGCTCGGCGATCGTGAGCGCAGTATGAAGATGGCTGGCCGCCACATGTATGACCACACAGTGATCCGAAAAGGCTGCGATGGCTGGTTTCTACCGGCGCATGCGCTCGCTGAACACGAAGCCTCGATCCACTGGTTGCAAAAGCAGCTAGCGACGCCGTTTGATGGGAAAACTATCGTCGTGACCCATCACGGCGTGGCGCCATCATCGGTGCATCCGCGGTACGGTAATGATCCCGTCAACGCGGCATTTGTGAGCGACCTGCGGCCTCTGCTGGAAAGTGCGGATCTGTGGATTCATGGACATGTCCACGATTCGTTTGACTACCGGGTGGGTCGCGCTCGCGTGATCGCCAACCCGCGCGGTTATGCCAGAAACCGGATGATGGCAGGTGCGCCGGGGGACCTAAAATGGGAAAACCCGACGTTCGATCCGGCGCTGGTCATTGATGTCTAAGCGAAGGTGCAATCTTGCTGTCGTGTTGAGTTCGCAACAGATACGCGAATCTTCGCATCGTGCCGTCAATCAGTTGGGTTCGCGTATTTAACAGTTTCTCAATGGCCAAGCGGCATGCAGATCCTAGTCGACGTCCAGCGTTGCCAACCGGCCGTGTGGTTCGCGCTCGACGATGATGAAAGAGTGGCCTGCGTGTTGACGCACCCGGCTGATCCACACCCATCCGGTGCTCGGCGTAAGCGCTCCGATCGTGCTCGCTGAATTCCAGGAAAAATTTGTCCTCGAAATGCTGGCCCCGCAGACGGGATTCGGCAGGACAACTGTGTAGGCGTCGTCCAGGACTGATGGACGGACACCCGTCAATAAAGAAGATCCGTTAGCAGCGCATCCAGCGATTGGCCGGCCTTTCTATCGATGAGTCTTGCGTTCATGCCGAAAGCCCGAGGTCCATCGACGTCTGCTGCGGGCGTGTCGCCAATGAACAGGACTTCCTGAACTGGACAGCCTAACTGGTCAAGAATGTACTGATAGATTGCTGGGTTCGGTTTGACCGCACCGGCTTCGTAGCTCCACGCGTACCCGTCGAGCACGGGCAGCATACCCTTCACGGCGTCGCCATAGGGAGACGCGAGATTCGAACAGAGGCCCACGCGCACATCGGCGTCCCGCAGACGCGCGATGGTTGTCGTCGCGTCAGGGAATAGGCGTAGCGACCTGACCTCGTCGTCCAGAGCCCGCTGCGCTGTTGCCAGCAGGTCGTCCGGCAGCGCGACGCCGAAAAGTGGGCCAACAGCGCTGAGCGGCACCGGTTGGGACATGAGCCGCGCCGCATCTTCAGGGCGGGGCCGTCGTCCCGCGTCGCGCATCCAATGCATCAGCATGCGGTATGGCGAGCGGCGATCGCCGATCTGTACCAGCGTGCCGAACACGTCGAAAACGACGGCCGAAAAAGCGGGGCGCGAGTTATCTTCAGCATCGGGAAGTCGTTCGGTATTTTTCACGACAGCCTTGGTCAATAGGTGTTGGAAAGAAGATGATCCTCAACCCAGTACAATCATTCTGAGGCCAACGGCGCTGGCCGCGTCCGCTCCATTCGGGTTGACTGCCGGCGCGTTTCACTACGCCGGGAATCGGATTGTGTTGAGACACGAGCGCGCCTCGAAGCGCCAAGCCACGTTCCAGCGAAAGAACTCATGCCAATCCAGTGGGCACCTCAATTCAGGAGGGGGATCGTACACAGATCTCAAGTATGATCAAGCGGGGGACGTACCCGGCTCGCGATTCGAGATTTTTCTGAATTTCGAGAGCAACGTCATGCAGCAGGCGTCTGTTCGGGGTGCAAGGTAAAACGAACGTATAAATCAAATAATATGAAAGCAAATCGACCGTTGATTTCTTTTGCGTCAATCTGCAGCGCGTTTCTCCTGGTCGCAGTGACACCTAGCGTTGCGACAGCGCAAAGCAGCCCGACTCCGCTGAAGATCGTAGCATTCGGAGCAAGTCAGACAGCCGGAAAGGGCGTGGCTCCTGATGATGCCTATCCCGCCCGCCTCGCGGTTTTGCTTCAGAACGACGGCTTTGACGTCACGGTCGAAAATCAAGGCGTGAGTGGTGACAGGCTCGCCGACGAAGCCCGCAGATTAGAGACGGCACTTCCGCCGACCACACGTATCGTTTTATATCAGCCTGGGACAAACGACTGCGGGAAGCGGAGTCACATCAGCCAATCGGACTTCCGGGAAGGCATCGATGCCGCGCTCAGCTGGATGCAAGCGCATCATCTACTGGTACTTGCCATGGACGGAGGTTGTCATTTCGGTGTGCTCGAGGAAGAAAGCGCCAAGTATGGCGCGATGTACTACGGGAAGATCAGCGCAGGGCTCGAAGACATGAAGCAGGCCGACGGTCAGCATTTGACTCCGGAGGGCTATCAAAAGCTGGCAGAACAGGTGCGTCCTTTTGTCGAAAAGCTTATTCAGGAGGCGCTCAAGTCGAATCCGCAATAAGAGGCGGGTTCGGCCCACTCATCAGAGCTGGCCGATACTCGTGTCGTTGGCGTCGCCGATTGCATCTGGCCGACAGCACCGGTTCGTCGAGCGGATTGCAGCCGCTTAGGATATCAATAGCTGCTTCCACGCTGCTACTGCGACCGAGTACTTCCGGCCAGTTTCGGCCGGTCGACTGCACGCCCAGGCGGACGTTGGAAAGTCCGTTTCACTCAGTTAAGGGACACTGCGGCTACGATGTCACTCGTCGCGTCATCGCAGCGCGCTTGCCGATCTGTTTGGTCAGTGGGCGCATGTCGAGCGCATTGGGGTGATCGTACTTTCCGTGCATTTTCTGGCGGTAACGGCGTGAGAAGCCGCTTGTAGCAAGGCTGTGCGATCTCGCATCCCTATGCCACCCGTCGGATCTGCAATTCGTTGATTTGAAAGCGACTTTTCGCGAAAACCGCTAGAAAACGCACAGAAAGTACAATCACCCCGAGGCGCACAAACAACTCGCGAAACGCGGCCTCGTCGATAGCGGTCAATCGGAGGCACAGTTCGATGAAATGCGGCGGCTGATTCTTTGAACGCTGCGCGTTGCTTGGGCACTGCATCCAGTGCCCGAAGATCGGGTTCATAGGGCGCACGCGAATCGCAGACTGATCCTCAAATCTTGGCATAGGTATTCGGCGACCGCGCGGGCGCGACTATCCCGTCTTAACGCAACAACTGTCTTTTCATATGGCACTC is part of the Paraburkholderia fungorum genome and encodes:
- a CDS encoding HAD family hydrolase, with protein sequence MKNTERLPDAEDNSRPAFSAVVFDVFGTLVQIGDRRSPYRMLMHWMRDAGRRPRPEDAARLMSQPVPLSAVGPLFGVALPDDLLATAQRALDDEVRSLRLFPDATTTIARLRDADVRVGLCSNLASPYGDAVKGMLPVLDGYAWSYEAGAVKPNPAIYQYILDQLGCPVQEVLFIGDTPAADVDGPRAFGMNARLIDRKAGQSLDALLTDLLY
- a CDS encoding valine--tRNA ligase, whose product is MNPIFGHWMQCPSNAQRSKNQPPHFIELCLRLTAIDEAAFRELFVRLGVIVLSVRFLAVFAKSRFQINELQIRRVA
- a CDS encoding tyrosine-type recombinase/integrase, whose protein sequence is MTGDTNLTGWVDTATAPPRRLPDDLDAALAYVTDAIGHPVYTRWTLTLLKRGCPSLADAKRDHPVVFALLLDQDAAVEYWERGRLRVAAPDQAPTPVTVLLRLLRQHRRFRFAPDGPATSSTSSRIAAEPASGASPATTAVAVPDLTPPVGHPVDPPSGAAVWLATLAPAPDPAGRAWLARAGRFANLSSVTNTLGVADDAQAVTLFLRERASRSPHTLRAYLAELRRLIQWCDCYQLGPLSDLTRENLLTYRTALERLPRTTPARDTSQDAPRNPPAGLQATTRARALAVVSSLFRYWLRTGYVIANPAAELSGGAPTRDSWTPSRIMPAAVLALCDAVICDAAPGTVSKLVWARRRAIWSLYRYAGVRLAELEWSDAEGLPRLDVDAQDQWTLHVLGKGNKRRAIPLPSVCIPVLPAYRLARGLPERPSPFERIALIHSGKRDALGHSGLYDEVKAVLLAAEARVTPGDAAALTLLRAASTHWLRHGYARTLVVDHAVPLPVAQTLLGHASVQTTAAYAKTDLAQTRAFVEGSFPQPK
- a CDS encoding metallophosphoesterase, yielding MRIQIASDLHLEMLQRSFPDYNPVGPSDADVLVLAGDIANGGDAVDLFAHWPVPVIYVHGNHEAYGMEYGTLARMLGARAAGTAVRYLERDTLVIDDVRFLGCCLWTDYALLGDRERSMKMAGRHMYDHTVIRKGCDGWFLPAHALAEHEASIHWLQKQLATPFDGKTIVVTHHGVAPSSVHPRYGNDPVNAAFVSDLRPLLESADLWIHGHVHDSFDYRVGRARVIANPRGYARNRMMAGAPGDLKWENPTFDPALVIDV
- a CDS encoding DNA-binding protein, producing the protein MPRPAAVTRDTLRSAVLAMLAEAGDPDPPSGARFRQVVSVRKLRARLGAGDPATLSRMLNDVETELVRTGLARVAIPGLPDDIADHMRVLWQAAVTVQLDEVVALRSEAAQAKDAADTARRDADLRVELLRVELVALREQISQRDSELATVQADYRAAAEQTKAAQAASAELRTALVSASATIDTARTGHAAEVAAIHARYEGLSRQLLLETEHQRHALAAERERLTGDVNHAQERVAALEGLRERLLSDLAAERDARQRAVAEAAALTTLVAEQRALLQRVNARTGTGRVPRHRKTPTASPTPAASTRRRPE
- a CDS encoding SGNH/GDSL hydrolase family protein, which translates into the protein MKANRPLISFASICSAFLLVAVTPSVATAQSSPTPLKIVAFGASQTAGKGVAPDDAYPARLAVLLQNDGFDVTVENQGVSGDRLADEARRLETALPPTTRIVLYQPGTNDCGKRSHISQSDFREGIDAALSWMQAHHLLVLAMDGGCHFGVLEEESAKYGAMYYGKISAGLEDMKQADGQHLTPEGYQKLAEQVRPFVEKLIQEALKSNPQ
- a CDS encoding helix-turn-helix domain-containing protein, encoding MAATDQAKFARMLGRALAKARIESGRTQEQVANHLGVDTQTISRQERGTNWPTLSRLIEFSDLYEIPVVTLLTPPSPETGLIGKLNEQLNNLDKEDRTLALHLMSDVCARLVKARTQRKR